The proteins below come from a single Parageobacillus thermoglucosidasius genomic window:
- a CDS encoding DUF441 domain-containing protein: MNGPILFLLILFIIGWIAKNQSLMIAVAVLLIIKMIGLEEKWLPVIHEKGIQWGVTIITIAVLAPIATGEIGFKELIASLQSFSAWIALLSGIFVALVAKGGVTLLSTDPHMTAALVFGTIIAVSLFHGVAVGPLIGAGIAYMVMKVVEYF; the protein is encoded by the coding sequence ATGAATGGACCAATATTGTTTTTGCTTATTTTATTTATTATTGGATGGATTGCCAAAAATCAATCATTAATGATTGCCGTTGCAGTTTTATTGATTATCAAAATGATCGGATTGGAAGAAAAGTGGCTGCCTGTGATTCACGAAAAAGGAATTCAGTGGGGGGTTACGATCATTACGATTGCTGTATTGGCGCCGATTGCTACGGGAGAGATTGGATTTAAGGAATTAATAGCTTCATTGCAGTCTTTTTCAGCGTGGATTGCGCTGTTATCAGGAATTTTTGTCGCATTGGTCGCCAAAGGCGGGGTCACATTATTGTCGACAGATCCGCATATGACGGCTGCTCTCGTATTTGGAACGATTATTGCCGTCTCGCTTTTTCACGGCGTTGCCGTCGGGCCGCTGATTGGTGCAGGAATTGCTTATATGGTGATGAAAGTGGTAGAATATTTTTAA
- the ytvI gene encoding sporulation integral membrane protein YtvI, whose amino-acid sequence MSRHHLYSFLRFLLVIAIVVLGAIALYYVSTVIYPFIIAFFIAFFINPLVDFLETKAKMPRWLAVVVTLIVLFALVAGLVTLLIAEIVSGTQYLANVVPENFQKLVKYMETFFAQQIIPLYHDLAALFKNLDASQQDTIMNNIQAVGTQIATTVGQFTQRVLQNIPQLLTWLPNAATVFIFSLLATFFISKDWYRLTGMVQKILPAKAHKSGKRVFLDLKKALFGFIKAQATLISITTVIVLIGLLILGVDYAITIALIIGLVDILPYLGTGIVFVPWIIYAAISGNVPFAIGLGVLYIIVLVQRQIMEPKVLSSSIGLDPLATLVALFVGFKLIGFLGLIVGPVTLVIIRTLHSANVFRDIWNFIIGKPAS is encoded by the coding sequence TTGTCCCGTCATCACTTATATAGTTTTTTGCGCTTTTTGTTGGTGATCGCTATCGTCGTTCTCGGCGCAATTGCTCTTTATTATGTATCAACAGTGATATACCCGTTTATTATTGCGTTTTTTATCGCATTTTTTATCAATCCGCTTGTCGATTTCCTCGAAACGAAAGCAAAAATGCCAAGATGGCTGGCGGTGGTCGTCACATTAATTGTATTGTTTGCGCTTGTAGCTGGTCTTGTTACTTTGCTGATTGCAGAAATTGTTTCCGGAACGCAATATTTGGCAAATGTCGTGCCAGAGAATTTCCAAAAATTAGTAAAGTACATGGAAACATTTTTCGCTCAGCAAATTATCCCGCTTTATCATGATTTGGCCGCCCTATTTAAAAATTTAGATGCCAGCCAGCAAGATACGATTATGAACAATATCCAAGCAGTAGGCACGCAAATTGCAACGACGGTCGGACAATTTACCCAGCGCGTGCTGCAAAATATTCCGCAGCTGCTCACTTGGCTTCCAAATGCAGCTACCGTCTTTATTTTTTCGCTGCTGGCGACATTTTTCATTAGCAAAGACTGGTACCGCCTTACCGGAATGGTGCAAAAAATTTTGCCAGCCAAAGCGCACAAGAGCGGAAAAAGGGTATTCCTCGATTTAAAGAAGGCGTTATTTGGCTTTATTAAAGCGCAAGCGACGCTGATTTCCATCACAACCGTCATTGTGTTGATCGGATTGTTAATTCTCGGCGTCGATTACGCCATTACCATTGCGCTTATTATTGGGCTTGTCGATATTTTACCATACTTAGGAACGGGAATCGTCTTTGTTCCTTGGATTATTTACGCAGCGATAAGCGGCAATGTACCGTTCGCCATCGGATTAGGCGTGCTTTACATTATCGTGCTCGTTCAGCGGCAAATTATGGAGCCAAAAGTATTATCGTCATCAATCGGACTTGATCCGCTTGCTACGCTGGTAGCGTTGTTTGTCGGATTTAAATTAATCGGTTTTCTCGGGTTAATCGTTGGGCC